One Microlunatus soli genomic window carries:
- a CDS encoding adenosylcobinamide-GDP ribazoletransferase, with protein MAITAGGGRRLLDALAASAGLLTVFPVRPRPIDATLARGMIMLAPLAVVPVAVITAALTWLARLAGLPAPAAGLIGVAAAALGTRAFHLDGLSDTVDALGSGWDRQKALDIMKRGDIGPMGVLAMIIVVGLQAVSFGTLADDLRGAVAVAMIICLSRSALVICCARPVPPARQGGLGALVAGSLGWPTVLIIVTVAIALGGVVVGPWGGTGIVGGLLAVAAALAVVAGLVRHAVRRFGGVTGDVMGASVEIGATVIAVLSLIDYRVLP; from the coding sequence ATGGCCATAACGGCAGGGGGAGGCCGACGACTGCTCGACGCGCTGGCGGCGTCGGCAGGGCTGTTGACCGTGTTCCCGGTGCGGCCGCGACCGATCGACGCAACGCTGGCCCGCGGGATGATCATGCTCGCACCCCTCGCTGTGGTTCCGGTTGCGGTCATCACCGCAGCCCTGACCTGGCTGGCGCGGCTCGCCGGACTGCCGGCACCGGCTGCCGGTCTGATCGGTGTCGCGGCTGCGGCGCTCGGGACCCGGGCCTTCCATCTGGACGGTCTGTCCGACACCGTGGACGCACTCGGATCGGGCTGGGACAGGCAGAAGGCGCTGGACATCATGAAGCGGGGCGACATCGGGCCGATGGGTGTGCTGGCCATGATCATCGTTGTCGGATTGCAGGCGGTCAGCTTCGGGACGCTGGCCGATGATCTGCGGGGCGCGGTCGCGGTGGCGATGATCATCTGCCTGTCCCGGTCCGCGCTGGTGATCTGCTGTGCCCGTCCGGTGCCGCCGGCCCGGCAGGGTGGCCTGGGCGCGCTGGTTGCAGGTTCACTCGGGTGGCCGACGGTGCTGATCATCGTGACCGTGGCGATCGCGCTGGGCGGTGTGGTGGTCGGCCCGTGGGGAGGCACCGGGATCGTCGGTGGGCTGCTGGCGGTCGCTGCGGCGCTGGCCGTCGTGGCCGGTCTGGTCCGGCATGCTGTCCGCCGCTTCGGCGGTGTCACCGGCGATGTGATGGGCGCCTCGGTGGAAATCGGTGCGACCGTGATCGCTGTCCTGTCGTTGATCGACTATCGGGTGCTGCCATGA
- a CDS encoding bifunctional adenosylcobinamide kinase/adenosylcobinamide-phosphate guanylyltransferase: MSSSERTMLITGGVRSGKSWYAEQAATAAAVDGRVSYVAPGPAPDPVADPDWAARVDAHRRRRPAGWTTIEGSDLAGAIGGGDGPVLIDCLGTWVTAVIDELGTWETPLSEWKPDFDDRLAAVREAWRRTDRTLIAVSNEVGWGVVPAYRSGRIFADLLGEVNRTIAAVSDRVVLMVAGRPLIIPAEPDDGGLDDHGSTR; the protein is encoded by the coding sequence GTGAGCTCCTCGGAACGAACGATGTTGATCACCGGCGGCGTACGGTCCGGCAAGTCGTGGTACGCCGAACAAGCCGCCACGGCAGCGGCCGTCGACGGCCGGGTCAGCTACGTCGCGCCCGGACCTGCACCCGACCCGGTTGCCGATCCCGACTGGGCGGCACGCGTCGATGCTCACCGTCGCCGCCGGCCCGCGGGCTGGACAACGATCGAGGGCAGTGATCTTGCCGGAGCCATCGGCGGCGGCGACGGCCCAGTGTTGATCGACTGCCTCGGCACCTGGGTGACCGCCGTCATCGACGAGCTGGGGACCTGGGAGACTCCGCTGTCGGAGTGGAAGCCGGATTTCGACGATCGGCTGGCAGCGGTGCGCGAGGCGTGGCGACGCACCGACCGTACGCTGATCGCGGTCAGCAACGAGGTCGGCTGGGGCGTTGTCCCCGCCTACCGGTCGGGCAGGATCTTCGCCGACCTGCTCGGCGAGGTGAATCGGACGATCGCTGCCGTGTCGGACCGGGTCGTGCTGATGGTGGCCGGTCGACCGTTGATCATCCCAGCGGAGCCCGACGACGGCGGTCTCGATGATCATGGCAGCACCCGATAG
- a CDS encoding cobalamin biosynthesis protein codes for MRSLRRCDVRALIGGLVLGYAADQAIGDPRRWHPVAGFGRLATALEHRTYRDDRLAGVLHVGLLVGAAVGAGAAASAVTTGRPVLRTVLTGAATWIVLGGRSLNREAGAVHRLLQDGDLDGARKQITHLVGRDPAELSADELARACVESVAENTSDAVVAPLVWGGVAGLPGLLGYRAINTLDAMIGHRSDRYRRFGWAAARLDDVANWLPARLAGGLTMLSAVLVGGRPGNALTAIRTQAGQHPSPNAGVVEAAFAGALGVTIGGANRYHGVVEDRGELGTGRPADQRDIPRSTSLSALVGGAALAAAVGMSAGHGRWRRPRSRS; via the coding sequence ATGAGGAGCCTACGACGTTGTGACGTCCGGGCGCTGATCGGCGGCCTGGTGCTCGGTTACGCCGCCGATCAAGCAATCGGCGATCCGCGGCGCTGGCACCCGGTGGCCGGGTTCGGCCGGCTGGCGACTGCTCTGGAACACCGGACCTATCGCGACGACCGGCTCGCCGGGGTGCTTCATGTCGGGCTGCTGGTCGGTGCCGCTGTCGGCGCCGGCGCGGCTGCGTCCGCCGTGACCACGGGCCGGCCCGTGTTGCGGACGGTGTTGACCGGAGCCGCGACCTGGATCGTGCTCGGCGGACGTTCACTGAACCGGGAGGCCGGCGCCGTGCATCGGCTGCTGCAGGACGGTGATCTTGACGGTGCGCGGAAACAGATCACTCATCTGGTCGGCCGGGATCCGGCCGAGTTGTCGGCCGACGAACTCGCCCGCGCGTGTGTGGAGTCGGTCGCGGAGAACACCTCCGATGCCGTTGTCGCGCCGTTGGTCTGGGGCGGTGTCGCAGGCCTGCCCGGGTTGCTCGGTTACCGGGCGATCAACACCCTGGACGCGATGATCGGCCACCGCTCGGACCGCTATCGGCGCTTCGGCTGGGCTGCAGCGCGACTGGACGATGTGGCGAACTGGCTGCCCGCTCGACTGGCCGGAGGACTGACGATGCTGTCCGCCGTCCTGGTCGGTGGTCGGCCCGGCAACGCACTGACGGCGATCAGGACCCAGGCCGGGCAACATCCGAGTCCGAACGCGGGTGTGGTCGAAGCTGCGTTCGCCGGTGCTCTGGGCGTCACGATCGGCGGGGCCAACCGCTACCACGGAGTCGTCGAGGACCGCGGCGAGCTGGGCACCGGACGACCGGCCGATCAACGTGACATCCCTCGCAGTACGTCCCTCTCGGCGCTGGTCGGCGGTGCGGCCCTGGCGGCCGCCGTCGGGATGTCCGCGGGGCATGGCAGATGGCGTCGGCCGAGGAGTCGATCATGA
- a CDS encoding cobalt-precorrin-6A reductase, giving the protein MTILILGGTAEARSLAAELTGAGRPVISSLAGRVGNPRLPTGPVRIGGFGGTAGLIDYLLATKISVVVDATHPFAAQMSDHAAQASRRTGIPLFRLVRPGWSDHPVAANWDWVPDLATAAEHGTGSRRPFITTGRQSLPAFGSWADRDALIRLVDVPTSPLPARWTVLRSRGPYDHDHERTIFEQHRPDLLVTKDSGGDHTVAKVEVAAELGVDVLIVARPPIPEDVATVDSVPRMIDLLSVR; this is encoded by the coding sequence ATGACCATCCTGATCCTCGGTGGAACCGCCGAGGCTCGCAGCCTGGCGGCCGAATTGACCGGTGCCGGTCGACCGGTGATCAGCTCGCTGGCCGGTCGGGTCGGCAATCCGCGACTGCCGACCGGACCCGTACGGATCGGCGGCTTCGGCGGAACGGCGGGACTGATCGACTATCTCCTCGCGACGAAGATCTCGGTGGTCGTCGACGCAACCCATCCGTTCGCCGCGCAGATGTCCGACCACGCCGCCCAGGCGTCCCGCCGGACGGGCATCCCGCTGTTCCGGCTGGTCCGGCCCGGCTGGAGTGATCATCCGGTGGCAGCGAACTGGGACTGGGTGCCCGATCTGGCAACTGCCGCCGAGCACGGCACCGGCAGTCGTCGGCCGTTCATCACCACCGGCCGGCAGAGCCTCCCGGCGTTCGGATCCTGGGCCGACCGTGATGCGCTGATCCGGTTGGTCGACGTGCCGACGTCGCCGTTACCGGCCCGCTGGACGGTTCTGCGATCGCGTGGACCCTACGACCATGATCATGAACGGACGATTTTCGAGCAGCACCGGCCCGATCTTTTGGTGACCAAGGACTCCGGTGGTGACCACACGGTCGCCAAGGTGGAGGTAGCGGCCGAGCTCGGTGTCGACGTGCTGATCGTCGCCCGGCCGCCGATTCCGGAAGATGTGGCGACCGTTGATAGCGTGCCCCGAATGATCGACCTGTTGTCGGTCCGATGA
- a CDS encoding AbgT family transporter produces MSSPTLTDRPASKGMRTTFAIFSGIERVGNKLPHPFWLFWILAAVVAVLSAILAGLDVSVISPADNKPVVIKSLLSAEGLQTMIGDIVDNYASFPPLATILTTMLGIVIAERSGLFDTALRLTITRMPARFVTFGLSFAAMISHVAGDAAYVTLIPLGAIIFRAVGKSPVLGAIVAFVSISAGYDASPSLTTTDVLLSSITTAAAHTIDESITVTPVANYFFGLASSLLIAVTITVVVETVLAKRPDLHVDEDYVADEEGDAKQLEISAKQRAALRWSLIFGLVYIAAVVAVLIPHGSPFRGEEASILESPIFSGMAGVIGLLFAGMGAIYGAVSGSYAGPKDLIAAMIQGFKNMAPILVLFFAISQFLAYFKWTGIGEVMAIKGAELLKGASAPGWLILLGMAVIISIMNFVITSGSAMWSLAAPIFVPMLLLLGIEPATTQAAYRVADSVTNCVTPMSPYFVMALGFIQQYRKSAGIGTLASFTMPLAAVVWVVWMAFFLAWYVIGIPFGPAG; encoded by the coding sequence TTGAGTTCCCCCACACTGACCGATCGCCCGGCCTCCAAGGGCATGCGAACGACGTTCGCGATCTTCTCCGGCATCGAGCGAGTCGGTAACAAACTTCCGCATCCGTTCTGGCTGTTCTGGATCCTGGCCGCGGTTGTCGCCGTCCTCAGCGCGATCCTGGCCGGCCTGGACGTATCGGTGATCAGCCCGGCCGACAACAAACCCGTGGTGATCAAGTCGCTCCTGTCGGCCGAGGGGCTGCAGACGATGATCGGCGACATCGTCGACAACTATGCGTCGTTTCCGCCGCTGGCAACGATCCTGACCACGATGTTGGGGATCGTGATCGCCGAGCGTTCCGGGCTCTTCGACACGGCGCTGCGGCTGACGATCACCCGGATGCCGGCCCGATTCGTCACCTTCGGGCTGTCCTTCGCAGCCATGATCAGCCACGTCGCGGGCGATGCCGCCTACGTCACGTTGATCCCACTCGGTGCGATCATCTTCCGTGCGGTCGGCAAGTCGCCGGTGCTCGGCGCGATCGTTGCGTTCGTCTCGATCTCTGCCGGCTACGACGCGTCACCGTCGCTGACCACCACCGACGTGCTGCTCAGCTCGATCACGACCGCGGCCGCGCACACCATTGACGAATCGATCACCGTGACGCCGGTGGCCAACTACTTCTTCGGACTGGCCTCGTCGCTGCTGATCGCGGTCACGATCACCGTTGTGGTGGAGACCGTGTTGGCCAAGCGGCCCGATCTGCACGTCGACGAGGACTACGTCGCCGACGAGGAGGGCGACGCCAAACAGCTGGAGATCTCGGCGAAGCAGCGGGCGGCGTTGCGCTGGTCGTTGATCTTCGGCCTGGTCTACATCGCCGCGGTCGTGGCCGTTCTGATCCCGCACGGCTCGCCGTTCCGTGGCGAAGAAGCCAGCATTCTGGAGTCGCCGATCTTTTCCGGGATGGCGGGCGTGATCGGGTTGCTGTTCGCCGGGATGGGCGCGATCTACGGTGCCGTGTCCGGCAGCTATGCCGGACCCAAGGACCTCATCGCCGCCATGATCCAGGGTTTCAAGAACATGGCGCCGATCCTGGTGCTGTTCTTTGCGATCTCGCAGTTCCTGGCCTACTTCAAGTGGACCGGGATCGGCGAGGTGATGGCGATCAAGGGCGCCGAGCTGCTCAAGGGTGCGTCCGCGCCGGGCTGGCTGATCCTGCTCGGGATGGCGGTGATCATCTCGATCATGAACTTCGTGATCACCTCCGGCTCGGCGATGTGGTCGCTGGCGGCGCCGATCTTCGTACCGATGCTGCTGCTCCTCGGGATCGAACCGGCGACCACCCAGGCCGCCTATCGGGTCGCCGATTCGGTCACCAACTGCGTGACACCGATGAGCCCCTACTTCGTGATGGCGCTCGGTTTCATCCAGCAATACCGCAAGTCGGCAGGGATCGGCACGCTGGCGTCGTTCACGATGCCGTTGGCCGCGGTGGTCTGGGTGGTCTGGATGGCGTTCTTCCTTGCCTGGTACGTGATCGGGATCCCGTTCGGACCGGCCGGCTGA
- a CDS encoding lytic polysaccharide monooxygenase auxiliary activity family 9 protein, with translation MRVRTKLAMAVALALPAFALSSQQASAHGWSVQPADRQSTCADQGSYAECGDIMYEPQSVEAPKGFPESGPADGSICSGGIERFAQLDDPRDGNWPTTKLTAGQGYTFEWTFTAEHSTDKFEYFITKDGWDPTKPLTRDDLEPEPFLTVPMNGDKPTSGLSQAGTIPTGKSGHHLILSVWTVADTANAFYSCSDVDITAA, from the coding sequence ATGCGCGTCCGCACCAAGCTTGCGATGGCTGTCGCTCTCGCTCTACCCGCTTTCGCACTCAGCAGCCAGCAGGCCTCCGCCCACGGTTGGAGCGTTCAGCCGGCCGATCGGCAGTCAACCTGTGCCGACCAGGGCAGCTACGCCGAATGCGGCGACATCATGTACGAGCCGCAGAGCGTCGAGGCGCCGAAGGGCTTCCCCGAAAGCGGACCGGCTGACGGCTCGATCTGTTCCGGAGGGATCGAACGGTTCGCGCAGCTGGACGATCCGCGGGACGGCAACTGGCCGACCACCAAACTGACGGCCGGCCAGGGCTACACCTTCGAATGGACGTTCACCGCCGAACACTCCACCGACAAATTCGAGTACTTCATCACTAAGGACGGTTGGGATCCGACCAAGCCGCTGACCCGTGACGACCTGGAGCCCGAGCCGTTCCTGACCGTACCGATGAACGGTGACAAGCCGACGTCCGGTCTCAGCCAGGCCGGAACGATCCCGACCGGCAAGTCCGGCCACCATCTGATCCTGAGCGTGTGGACCGTCGCCGACACTGCGAACGCGTTCTACAGCTGCTCGGATGTGGACATCACCGCCGCCTGA
- a CDS encoding 2'-5' RNA ligase family protein, with product MKAPSPRPAADHELVVIAPLAPISVGDHFEQGTVPLHLTTLPKIRVPQANLSAVLTAFRRIANATKPMTATAADYDHFGAAADVGVTTIEISDQLRTLHLSLLEAARQAAALPIQLAYHGDGYRPHVTHAHNGDRVCPGDSMDLTALAVLDCSRPLRSITAFWPLGDQPPVT from the coding sequence GTGAAAGCCCCCAGCCCGAGACCAGCAGCTGACCACGAATTGGTCGTCATTGCCCCGCTGGCGCCGATCAGCGTCGGCGATCATTTCGAGCAAGGCACAGTTCCGCTGCATCTGACGACGCTGCCGAAGATCCGCGTGCCGCAGGCGAACTTGTCCGCGGTCCTGACCGCATTCCGACGGATCGCAAACGCCACGAAACCGATGACCGCGACCGCTGCGGACTACGACCATTTCGGTGCGGCCGCGGATGTCGGAGTGACGACCATCGAGATCTCGGACCAACTCCGGACGCTGCACCTTTCTCTGCTCGAGGCCGCCCGACAAGCGGCGGCGCTGCCGATCCAGCTTGCCTACCACGGCGACGGATACCGCCCGCATGTCACGCATGCCCACAACGGCGACCGGGTCTGTCCCGGCGACTCGATGGATCTCACCGCACTCGCCGTCCTCGATTGCAGCCGACCGCTGCGATCGATCACCGCGTTCTGGCCACTCGGTGACCAACCGCCAGTGACCTGA
- a CDS encoding coenzyme F420-0:L-glutamate ligase → MSGDASYTVTALNGIGDIQPGDDVGQVIADALAATGRELANGDVICVASKIISVAEGRRTALDTITPTECALRLQAQIPRRDARVVQTIIDQTADPTGRRVAVSGDHISGWLPNGLVLTSAGVDSAGPDAVLLLPTDPDASAAGIAAHLRVATGRQVSVIITDSDGRPDKRGATQVAVGVHGITPLRTSHGDETLCDMLAAAAAVMMGQRSAGRPVAIVRGVEYAYDPTARIGDALHDANKIDGRSQR, encoded by the coding sequence ATGTCCGGCGACGCTTCGTACACAGTCACGGCCCTGAACGGCATCGGGGACATTCAACCGGGCGACGACGTCGGTCAGGTCATCGCCGACGCACTGGCAGCGACCGGCCGCGAGCTCGCGAACGGCGATGTCATCTGCGTGGCGTCCAAGATCATCTCCGTGGCAGAAGGTCGCAGGACCGCCCTCGACACCATCACACCGACCGAATGCGCACTCCGGCTGCAGGCACAGATCCCTCGCAGGGACGCCCGTGTCGTGCAGACGATCATCGACCAGACGGCTGACCCGACCGGCCGTCGCGTCGCCGTCTCCGGTGACCACATCTCCGGCTGGCTGCCGAACGGACTCGTGCTGACAAGTGCGGGCGTCGACTCGGCCGGGCCCGATGCAGTCCTTCTCCTGCCGACCGATCCTGACGCCAGTGCAGCCGGCATCGCAGCTCACCTTCGGGTCGCGACGGGACGCCAGGTCAGTGTGATCATCACCGACAGCGATGGTCGCCCGGACAAACGCGGAGCGACCCAGGTCGCCGTCGGTGTCCACGGCATCACACCACTGCGCACCAGTCACGGCGACGAGACACTCTGCGACATGCTGGCAGCAGCCGCGGCCGTCATGATGGGACAGCGATCCGCCGGTCGACCCGTCGCTATCGTTCGAGGCGTCGAGTACGCCTACGATCCCACCGCTCGCATCGGCGATGCATTACACGACGCCAACAAGATCGACGGCAGGAGCCAGCGGTGA
- a CDS encoding DJ-1/PfpI family protein: MSLRLQIVVFDGFDEIDVFGPYEMLSVPGIAVELATVGGSTTVRSMRGIVIEPETTLDRCDGIIVPGGGWGNRADAGAWGEAQRGDLAARLIELEPDMPWIASVCSGGMLLASAGLLAGRPATTNRSCYDDLRPLVGEVIDERVVDDGNRITAGALFCGADLGLWIIERELGTAAADRAAAGKAYQRQGRVWHSGNHPIVTRSE; this comes from the coding sequence ATGAGCTTGCGCCTCCAGATCGTCGTGTTCGACGGGTTCGATGAGATCGACGTGTTCGGGCCGTACGAGATGTTGTCCGTCCCCGGCATCGCCGTCGAGCTGGCAACGGTCGGCGGATCGACGACGGTCCGCTCGATGCGTGGCATCGTGATCGAACCGGAGACGACCCTCGACCGCTGCGACGGGATCATCGTTCCGGGCGGTGGTTGGGGCAACCGGGCCGACGCCGGCGCCTGGGGTGAGGCACAGCGCGGCGATCTCGCGGCCCGGTTGATCGAGCTGGAGCCGGACATGCCGTGGATCGCCTCGGTCTGCAGTGGCGGCATGCTGCTGGCCTCGGCCGGTTTGTTGGCCGGCAGGCCGGCGACCACCAATCGCAGCTGCTACGACGACCTCCGCCCGTTGGTCGGCGAGGTGATCGACGAGCGGGTTGTCGACGACGGCAATCGGATCACCGCCGGTGCACTGTTCTGTGGCGCCGACCTCGGCCTGTGGATCATCGAACGCGAGCTCGGCACAGCAGCGGCCGATCGGGCGGCAGCCGGCAAGGCGTATCAGCGGCAGGGGAGGGTCTGGCATTCCGGCAACCACCCGATCGTGACGCGCTCGGAATAG
- a CDS encoding NADH:flavin oxidoreductase/NADH oxidase gives MSLLFEPYQLRSVTFPNRIWVAPMCQYSAASEGTATGVPNDWHFAHLAARATGGAGLVMTEATAVSAVGRISPQDLGIWNDQQADAFTRITSFIGSQGAVPAIQLAHAGRKASTAQPWNGGGPVGPDDGGWQPVGPSPVPFSDGFPTPHELTVDEIAEMVAQFRTAAARALAAGFRVAEVHGAHGYLVHQFLSPVSNRRTDDYGGSFDNRIRLALEITDAVRSVWPEELPVLFRVSATDWLADGAGPAWTADETVELARRLKQHGVDLIDTSSGGNVAGVSIPLEPGYQVPFASRIRDEAGIPAGAVGLITEPVQAEKIIADGEADVILLARELLRDPYWPLHAARELGGEIRVPEQYARAF, from the coding sequence ATGAGCCTGCTGTTCGAGCCGTACCAGTTGCGTTCGGTCACCTTCCCCAATCGGATCTGGGTGGCGCCGATGTGTCAGTACAGCGCGGCATCGGAAGGTACCGCGACCGGGGTTCCGAACGACTGGCACTTCGCCCATCTCGCAGCCCGGGCAACCGGTGGCGCCGGACTGGTGATGACCGAGGCGACCGCGGTCAGCGCGGTCGGCAGGATCAGCCCGCAGGACCTGGGGATCTGGAACGACCAGCAGGCCGACGCATTCACCCGGATCACCTCCTTCATCGGCTCCCAGGGCGCGGTGCCGGCGATCCAGCTGGCGCATGCCGGACGCAAGGCATCCACCGCGCAACCGTGGAACGGTGGCGGCCCGGTCGGGCCCGACGACGGCGGTTGGCAGCCGGTCGGGCCGAGCCCGGTGCCGTTCAGCGACGGCTTCCCGACGCCCCATGAGCTCACCGTCGACGAGATCGCCGAGATGGTGGCGCAGTTCCGTACCGCAGCCGCCCGAGCGCTGGCCGCCGGATTCCGGGTCGCCGAGGTGCACGGCGCCCACGGCTATCTGGTTCATCAGTTCCTGTCGCCGGTCAGCAATCGGCGGACCGATGACTACGGCGGCAGCTTCGACAACCGGATCCGGCTCGCTCTGGAGATCACCGATGCGGTGCGCTCGGTCTGGCCCGAAGAGCTGCCGGTGTTGTTCCGGGTGTCGGCGACCGATTGGCTGGCCGACGGCGCCGGTCCGGCCTGGACCGCCGATGAGACCGTCGAGCTGGCCCGCCGACTGAAACAGCACGGTGTCGATCTGATCGACACCTCCAGTGGTGGCAACGTCGCCGGTGTCAGTATCCCGCTGGAGCCCGGCTACCAGGTCCCGTTCGCCAGCCGGATCCGAGACGAGGCAGGGATCCCGGCGGGCGCGGTCGGGCTGATCACCGAGCCGGTCCAGGCGGAGAAGATCATCGCCGACGGCGAGGCCGACGTCATCCTGCTGGCCCGCGAGTTGCTCCGTGACCCGTATTGGCCGTTGCATGCCGCCCGTGAGCTCGGCGGTGAGATCAGGGTCCCCGAACAGTACGCCCGGGCCTTCTGA
- a CDS encoding helix-turn-helix domain-containing protein: protein MRSEAIIPVYVRISAGHFDEDADYATFRSRGTDDWLLIHTLAGAGRFGDGEQVHRAEPGQVTLITPGTPHDYRTDPDAGRWQFYFAHFRARSDWRSLLDWPALSPGLHQLTVDGNIREQVETNLADAVRWSHSLLRQSGLLGLNRLEAALLWCDLANPLTQPLDPRVRDVVRTVEEDLRRQWTLADLARIVDLSESRISHLFRSQLGLSPLGFVEQRRMLLAAQLLDLTSRPVGAVAAEVGYADPLYFSARFKRQYGLSPRAYRRRPIPADEPS from the coding sequence GTGCGCAGCGAGGCGATCATCCCGGTCTATGTGCGCATCTCGGCCGGTCATTTCGACGAGGACGCCGATTATGCGACGTTCCGCTCCCGTGGCACCGACGACTGGCTGCTGATCCACACCCTGGCCGGCGCCGGCCGTTTCGGCGACGGCGAGCAGGTTCATCGGGCGGAGCCCGGCCAGGTCACGCTGATCACACCCGGGACCCCGCACGACTACCGGACCGACCCGGACGCCGGCCGCTGGCAGTTCTACTTCGCCCACTTCCGGGCCCGCAGCGATTGGCGATCGCTGCTGGACTGGCCTGCGCTCTCCCCCGGCCTGCACCAGCTGACCGTCGACGGCAACATCCGCGAACAGGTGGAGACCAATCTGGCCGACGCTGTCCGCTGGAGTCACAGTCTGCTGCGGCAGAGCGGCCTGCTCGGTCTGAATCGGCTGGAGGCGGCCCTGTTGTGGTGTGACCTGGCCAATCCGCTCACCCAACCGCTCGATCCCCGGGTCCGCGATGTCGTCCGGACGGTGGAGGAGGATCTGCGGCGGCAGTGGACGCTGGCCGACCTGGCCCGGATCGTCGACCTGTCGGAGTCGCGAATCTCACATCTGTTCCGCAGCCAACTCGGGCTGAGCCCGTTGGGGTTCGTCGAGCAGCGCCGGATGCTGTTGGCCGCGCAGTTGCTCGACCTGACGTCCCGGCCGGTCGGTGCGGTGGCCGCCGAGGTCGGGTACGCCGACCCGCTCTACTTCTCCGCCCGGTTCAAGCGGCAGTACGGCCTCAGCCCGCGCGCCTACCGCCGCCGACCGATCCCGGCCGACGAGCCGAGCTGA